Sequence from the Patescibacteria group bacterium genome:
TTAAAAATCTCCACCCCTTTATACCGTTTGCTACTGAATATATCTGGGGACTTCTTCCACACACGGAAAAACGCCTTTTGATCGCAGAAAGGTTATAATAAAAAAATGACCGAGAGTTTAAACCTCGAACCGCTCGCGTGGGCCTTTGCGGCGGGATTTCTCGCGGCATTTGTCTGGCTTTGGTTTTGGCTCAAAGAAGATGAGTCGCCTGAACCGCGCCGGCTCATCATCCTCGCGTTTGTGGGTGGTATGCTCGCGATCCCTATAGCCCTCGTCATGCAATGCTCATGGCTTTCAGGAATACTCGAGTATATTAAGTATCCCGATACCGATTGCACCAAAGGCGTGCCGCAGGAGCTTTCCGGCAACATAAGTCTCTTACTTTTGGTCGGCTTTGCCGCCATCGAAGAGTTTGTAAAATATTTCGCGGTCCTTGTGCTTATCTTTTGGCGCCGTGAATACGATGAACCGGCAGATGCCATGATTTACCTGATCACCGCGGCACTGGGTTTTGCGGCTGTGGAAAACGCTTTTTATCTTTGGAATCCGTTTCAGACAGCACTTTTGCACGGTTTTACCACTGCCAACCTACGATTTTTGGGCCCCACCCTCTTACACACCCTTTCATCGGGTATTTTTGGCTATTTTATAGCAAAAGCGTTTCTTTCGGGCTGGTTGCGCGAGGAGTTTGACGCGCTTTTAGGGTTTTTGGCGGCAACCGTGTTGCACTCTCTCTTTAATATTTTTATACTAAGGTCAGAAGGGCATAGGATCGAACCTGCCCT
This genomic interval carries:
- a CDS encoding PrsW family intramembrane metalloprotease, which codes for MTESLNLEPLAWAFAAGFLAAFVWLWFWLKEDESPEPRRLIILAFVGGMLAIPIALVMQCSWLSGILEYIKYPDTDCTKGVPQELSGNISLLLLVGFAAIEEFVKYFAVLVLIFWRREYDEPADAMIYLITAALGFAAVENAFYLWNPFQTALLHGFTTANLRFLGPTLLHTLSSGIFGYFIAKAFLSGWLREEFDALLGFLAATVLHSLFNIFILRSEGHRIEPALLLLIVSGIFILFSFERIKHTIKKYYAKR